In Leptodactylus fuscus isolate aLepFus1 chromosome 2, aLepFus1.hap2, whole genome shotgun sequence, one genomic interval encodes:
- the LETMD1 gene encoding LETM1 domain-containing protein 1 has protein sequence MALYRTGTCRLLVDGGGRQLRKCLVMLYQPCHLSTSQKPKGVMSVIASKAGHLNAKYEHFLERKFPNFYILYSTFMKGLRMLLIDGKEVRRIRKKMNSQGILYHQLPYRDMEKLRQFRRDIIKATPVMIISLPPFANYLVFVLMYLFPRQLLIRHFWTPKQQEEFLQIYHNKRKDVYEDVLDSLLKSLSCVPEQTLQEQILLLVTQVQQGIHPKVTDIQEVRAAFSGPPFCMASLDIQQMRALSRIMFLTPHLPAFFLQRRLRSHIFEIHHLDCALLQFGVEELTEEEVKKACYIRGLNSAHFSTEDCRKWLNCWLQLSQKLKDSEASLLLHSMVLLSANYLQSLEK, from the exons ATGGCGCTGTACAGGACTGGGACGTGCCGGCTACTtgtggatggagggggccggcAGCTGAGGAAATGTCTAGTAATGCT ATACCAGCCATGCCACTTATCAACCAGCCAGAAGCCAAAAGGAGTGATGTCTGTGATCGCTTCCAAAGCCGGACATCTCAATGCAAAATATGAGCACTTCTTGGAGAGAAAATTTCCtaacttttatattttgtatTCCACTTTTATGAAAG GACTGCGAATGTTGTTGATTGATGGAAAAGAAGTAAGGAGAATACGAAAGAAGATGAATAGCCAAGGAATACTGTACCACCAACTGCCTTATCGGGATATGGAAAAATTGAGACAG TTCAGAAGAGAtatcatcaaagccacccccgtGATGATCATTTCTCTTCCACCATTTGCCAACTATCTTGTCTTTGTTCTAAT GTATCTTTTTCCCAGACAATTACTGATCCGGCACTTTTGGACCCCAAAACAGCAGGAGGAGTTCTTACAGATTTATCATAACAAGAGAAAAGATGTTTATGAGGACGTGTTAGACAGTTTATTGAAATCTCTTAGCTGTGTGCCTGAGCAGACTCTGCAGGAACAGATTCTCCTTTTGGTTACACAG GTACAACAAGGAATTCATCCAAAGGTAACAGATATTCAGGAGGTCAGAGCAGCTTTCTCAGGTCCCCCTTTCTGTATGGCAAGTCTTGATATTCAGCAGATG AGAGCTTTAAGCCGTATTATGTTCCTGACACCGCACCTTCCAGCGTTTTTCCTTCAGCGTCGGCTCAGGTCACACATTTTTGAAATTCATCACCTGGACTGTGCCCTGCTCCAGTTTGGCGTAGAAGAACTCACCGAAGAGGAGGTTAAGAAG GCATGTTATATCAGAGGACTAAATTCTGCTCACTTCAGTACAGAAGACTGTAGAAAATGGCTAAACTGCTGGCTGCAACTTTCAcaaaaattaaaag ACTCTGAGGCATCCTTATTATTACACAGCATGGTCTTACTATCTGCCAACTATCTCCAGTCTTTAGAGAAGTGA
- the CSRNP2 gene encoding cysteine/serine-rich nuclear protein 2, producing MDAVTSRSLKRKFEEVDPGSPISTSKDSDDEISNSDSADSCDSINAPTTTELIPTSILKRQKLLRQKNVRFDQVTVYYFSRRQGFTSVPSQGGSSLGMAQHHNSVRKYTLCEFAQEQEVTHREILREHLKEEKLHTRKMKLTKNGTVESEEAEGLTLEDVSDEDIDVDNVEVDDYFFLQPLPTKRRRALLRAAGVHRIDAEEKQELRAIRLSREECGCDCRLFCDPEACPCSQAGIKCQVDRMSFPCGCSRDGCSNIAGRIEFNPIRVRTHYLHTIMKLELENKRQHPRPQPLEEELPHASLAVNPHQETQDFHEFIAENYHLENEAAVRHLQSAEERQRLLDEGDEASSGSSLSLDSSVESLDVCLLETPISLPPSTCHSSINPVLLSSSSSVLCYTDEDSGRPATPPDYTDGSVVSIYDHNSPGLDTGSEVTESVHSEATEASGSVKVNPEVCTIITSCSKEMDPASESGSNSSDLASLTNGPLDTCISEGGKLQEDSESQTSWSGQPFSADDNLTA from the exons ATGGATGCTGTGACGAGCAGAAGCCTGAAAAGAAAGTTTGAAGAAGTAGATCCTGGCTCGCCAATTTCTACGTCAAAAGATTCTGATGATGAGATTTCAAACAGCGACAGCGCAGATAGCTGCGACAGCATCAATGCTCCGACCACCACGGAACTTATAC CCACGTCCATTCTGAAGCGGCAGAAACTTCTGAGACAAAAGAACGTCCGTTTCGACCAGGTCACTGTCTATTACTTCTCACGTCGCCAAGGATTCACCAGTGTGCCAAGCCAGGGTGGAAGCTCCTTGGGAATGGCCCAACACCACAACTCTGTGCGAAAGTACACACTTTGTGAGTTTGCCCAGGAACAAGAAGTGACACATCGGGAAATCCTACGTGAACACCTAAAGGAGGAGAAACTTCACACGAGAAAGATGAAG CTCACAAAAAATGGTACAGTAGAATCTGAAGAAGCTGAAGGCCTCACCTTGGAGGACGTTTCGGATGAAGATATAGATGTTGACAATGTCGAAGTGGACGATTACTTCTTCCTTCAGCCATTACCAACAAAGAGGCGCAGAGCTTTGCTTCGAGCAGCTGGTGTCCATCGCATAGATGCTGAGGAGAAGCAAGAACTTAGAGCCATCCGTCTGTCCAGAGAGGAATGTGGCTGTGACTGTCGCCTCTTCTGTGATCCAGAAGCTTGTCCATGCAGTCAGGCCGGTATCAAATGTCAG GTGGATCGTATGTCCTTTCCATGTGGGTGTTCTCGGGATGGCTGCAGTAATATAGCTGGCAGGATAGAATTTAACCCTATACGTGTAAGGACCCATTATCTACACACCATCATGAAACTTGAGCTGGAAAATAAGCGCCAGCATCCACGACCTCAACCCCTTGAAGAGGAGCTTCCTCATGCCTCTCTTGCTGTTAATCCTCACCAGGAGACACAGGACTTCCACGAATTCATTGCTGAGAACTATCACTTGGAGAACGAGGCTGCCGTCAGACACCTGCAAAGCGCGGAGGAGCGCCAGAGGCTTTTGGATGAGGGTGACGAGGCTTCTAGTGGCTCTAGTCTCAGTCTGGACTCCAGCGTGGAGTCTCTAGATGTATGTCTTCTGGAGACTCCTATCTCACTGCCACCATCCACCTGCCATTCCTCCATCAATCCTGTTTTGTTGTCTTCTAGTTCTTCTGTCCTCTGTTATACCGATGAGGATTCTGGGAGACCAGCTACCCCACCGGATTACACAGATGGGAGTGTGGTGTCCATTTATGATCACAATTCACCAGGATTAGACACAGGGTCAGAAGTGACAGAATCTGTTCACTCTGAGGCCACAGAAGCAAGTGGCTCTGTGAAGGTTAACCCTGAGGTTTGCACTATAATAACCTCTTGCTCTAAAGAGATGGACCCAGCCTCTGAGTCCGGGAGCAATTCCTCTGACTTGGCATCTCTGACTAATGGGCCACTAGACACCTGCATAAGTGAAGGGGGGAAGCTGCAAGAAGATTCGGAGAGCCAAACCTCCTGGTCAGGCCAGCCTTTTTCTGCAGATGACAACCTGACCGCCTGA